Within Aspergillus oryzae RIB40 DNA, chromosome 2, the genomic segment cgtagaaaaagaaaaacggTCCGTGGAGTTCACGGGCCCTGGAGCTGGTCGCGGCGAACCTCTTCTGAAGTAGGGGCTGCCTCCCGTGGCTGTGAGCCTGCAGTTGCAGTTGTCGAGTCGGCGTCAGCTTGTCGGGCAAGATCAGTTGTTGAATCGTTGCCACGTTGTGACGGTGTTGCTGGACCTTTCTTAGAATTAGAACTGTTACGTCGACTATCCAGGCTCTTGCTTAAAGTTCGGGCAACATTGCCTCCGGCACTCGTGCGTTTCAATCGGATACTGCCCCGCGCGTCTACATGTGCTGGCGCAACAGTACTTTTGCCTAAACCTGGCGTGGCTGGTGCGCCGGGCTTTTCCTCCATGGCATCTAGAAGGTACCAGCGAAGGCCATCAGACAATTCAAAAggattctcatcatcgaaGGAAGTGCCATCACTAGCCTCTCCGATTGACCGACGATCTGGATTAGCACCATTCATGGATTTCGAAAGATCCACGACTCTTTCTTCAATCTTCGTGATCCGAGCAAGCAGCCAATCCCGAGTATGGAGTTTGTGAACATCTTGCTCGCGCAAGAAGTAGTGCGGTGCCCCGACATTGAAAGCAGCCCATGATCGGATGGCCTGGTTTCTCGTTGGCAAAAACAAGGCGAGATCCCCTTCCTTGAAGGACCGGTAGGCAATCTTATCATGAGCTTCACTCTGAGTCCGATGGTATTTATCTCTGTATCCCCTCGCCTCCTTCTGCCATTTGCGAGCAAGTACCTCAATGTCCTTAACGCGCTTGACAATAGCATCGCTGAATATATCAACATCGAACTGATATAGTGATTCCATGAAAGCCATAAACCTGTCGGTTTCCTCTTGGGAGGTATCGGCGTGCATCCAGTCAAGAAGGGTCGGGTCTGGCCGTACCGATACCACTCCAGACTGGCTGAGGGATTCTGCAGTACTTGAGAGGGCAGTAACCTTAGAAGACCTTTGgacaacaatatctccaTTTTGCCGGACGACGGTGAAACCTAATTGCTCCAGCATATGCTCCACCTTTTCAACTTGTCTGAATAGCTGCTTTGAAAGCTCTTGAGATCTAGTCCCGCAAGTCTCAACTCTACCAGCAGCGTGCTGCTCTGTTTCAGCCATGGCTTCCACCCTCTCCTTCCAAACAAGGACCTCACCCTCGGCCTTTCGAGCCTGAGCCTCTACTTCGTTTAATCTCTGGGAAAGGTCCGCCAGTTTTCGTTCTTCCTCTATGACGCGTTCTTGAAGAGCGTCGGACCCTGTCTCACCGGAGGCCAACTTAGACTGCAGGGCAATAAATTTGGAGCGTTCATCATCCAAGTCAGATGCAACATTTTCCAATCTCGTTTTCTCCTGTGCAAGTTCCTCTTTTACTAGGGACAGTTCTGAAGCGCGCATTTCTGAAGTCTTTCTTAACTCCTCGGCTTCCGACTCAAGCTGGCTTAGGCGTTCTCCAAGCTCCTTACTTTCGGCTACAGCTTTGGCAGAACTTTCTTCTGCATTCTTAGCATGAATTGACAGCCCTTCAGAAAGTACTTCGATAGCTTTGACGATGCTAGGGGTGTCCACTGGAACTGAGCCCCCGGGTGATAGGTTCATGAAAGCAGCTTGTAGGGCCTGATTGCTTTCTCGCTCACGCTCTCTTCTTTCGGATTCTTGCTTctcaagttcttcgatcCGAATACGGAGACTCTCTTCCGCATCTTTAAGGGTCTGCGTGTATGCAGTTAGGTCGGTCGCCTtctgtatctcttcttcagcacGAGCATGAGCATCTTGTAGTTCTAGCTCAAGCTGGTGGATCCGCTCATCGGCGTCCTGTTTCTCATGCTCTCGGCTCTCCATTATTCtatccaactcctcctcgAGCTCTTCAGCCCGTATCCTACACTTTTTCATCTCACCTTCGAGGAACCTCCGTTCATCATCAAACTCCCGCTGCCGGGCTTCAAGATTTCCTATCAAGTCATTCTTCGTGGACTGCACTTCTTGTATTTTGTCAGTGTTGGATTGGCGCTCCGCGTGCGCGTCCTTTTGCAGCTTTTGAACTGTCTCTCGTTCTGCTGCCAACTCGGCTTCTAGGTGAACAATTCGCTGCACTAgcgccttctcttctgaaGATTGGTTCGAGGACATCCGTCTTGATGAAACAGAAGACCTTCTTGAAAGCGTATCAGGATGAGGCGATGCTGGAGAGCTAGGAAAGTCGATTGAGAAATTTCCACTAGCCGGCCTCCCCATATGGCTCTGGCGATGTAGCAGGTCTTCGAGCTTCCGAATACGGCTTTCAGAGCCTTTAACTTTTTCTTCTAATTTAGACTTTTCGTCCCTCAAGCTCCGGACCATGTCATCGCTGCGAAGTAAAAGAGAGCTTCGGCTAAGGTCAAAGACACTGCCTTGCTTGAAGGCCTTTGCCCTGCGGCGTTGTAGGCGGGTAGGAGCATCTAACTCTTTATAGAGTTGTGTCAGCTCTTGGACTGGACTGGCCATACCAGGTTTAGTCTTCAGCTCCTCAATGTACGCTTCGATCTCCTTTCTACTGACTACGGGCCACTCATACTCCTGGCCTCGTAGATTGACTTCGATCCCTGGTGTAGTTGTGTCGGACATAGAAACGAAATCACCCATGTTCTTGATCCATTTTTTCCTCCGGCgttgctcttcatcctgaaATACAGACATCTCTTCCGCTAAAGTTAGGGAGTCGCTCTTCATCTTGTCACTGAACTCACGACGTCGAACAGACTCAATCAAGATAGACCCATAAACAAACGGCATGTGGAAAACCGTGTAGAGGACATCGAATGCATCGCTTTGGAAATTCAAATTGTTTATTTGAGACTGCACATCGGCAAGGCGTGACTCAATCAAAGATATCTGTCGCATGTGATTGAAAGCAGCTTTCACTGCGGCATTATATTGCCTAGCGGCTTCCTCCAAATTGGTCTGAATCTCGGCACTAACTTCCAATAGCGATGGTAGGAGGTCCTTGGTATGGCTCAGCGCAAGTCTAGAAATGTTGGCCAGCGTTTTCTGATTATTGGGCAGAGCCAAAACATGTTCATAGTCGGATTGTATCTTCCTAGATATTGTTTCCACTTCCTGTAATAGgccctcaacaccatccacGCCTGCAGGGACCGCAGCATCCACCAAGTGCTGAGTGTCAGCAGCAATCCCGCCAACagccttctccacatcttcaacctgTCGAGCAAAGCGCGAGGATACATCCACTGCCTCTGACCCAGCTCTATGCACTTCATCTGTGTCTAAATAATCACGTAGCGTTCCAGTTGAGTTATCCGAGCCctttgttggggttgacgGGCGTCCTAGGAAGGGGAAGTCCTTTCGAGCTGGGATGTTTCCCAATGTCGCAAAGGTTCGTTCCCATCCATCAAGCGCTACGTGTTGTTCCTTCAAAAGATCATTCGCCCACGTCTGTGCTTCCGTGAACCGATGTTCCAAGGTTCCCACATGAGTCTTCAGGTTCTCAAGAGCTACACTGATAGCGCGATTTATAATATCCGTCCGCTCATTACGCTCTTGTATATCCTTATGAATTAACTCGCAACGTTCCGTCAAGCCCTCGGCCCACGTACGTCTAGCCATGTAAAGATTTCGCCAGGCTTGGAGATCATTTTGGTCGGTGAGGGTATCGGGAGGGTTTTCAAGATCAAGCGGTTGTGGAGAGGGAAGCGTCGGGATGTCTTGTTCGTTGGGCTCATTAACGAATCTGCGGTCATATACGAATATCTCGTCCTGATATGGATAGCCAGTGAGCTTAAGTGTTAGTAGGAACCATATCTGGAGGAATCATACTTCAGTAGCCAATGTCTGAATCTTGACGTTCTTCCCACGAGCAGTCATCAAGATTTGTCTTTGGGATGGGATTGAGGTGTTTCGGGAAATCCATGATCGAAGTGCATCGGGACTAGCAATCAAGAATGATGGCGCCGGTTAGCATTCCCACACCAGAACCAAAGGGGATAAAGAAAGCAGGGAACACAAGGGATGGTCCGGGAACATAGATTGGAGGTGAAGCCAACTTAGATGGAGGAACCTGAACTTACGATGCGAACGACACCGGATCAGCAAGCAAATGCTCACCTGTGTGAGCGATATAGATGTGCAAAGACATCCCCACCTCACCTGCCGGACTGAGCGGCTCCAGATCTTCTTTGTGAGGTGAAGGATaccgaaggagagagataagGGAGTTCGTTCATATAAACGCAAGGCATCCAGGCCTGAGAGAGCTCCCCGGACCTAGACCCGTTTTGGGTGACTGACACACGCCCCCGGAACCACCCAAACAAGCCCGACTATCTCCACCGCCCGGTCGACCGTCCCGTACGCCGTGTGTCGACAAAAAAAGCTTCCTATCACGCGATGCTATTTTTGGCCGGCCACGAGGTCTCTTTTCATGGCATCTGCGAAAGCCCGTTCCCTACCTCACCTGGACCCGGGTGAGGTTTCCTTGTTGGATTTCGCAGAGGATGATCCTAGGGATGCTGTGCCTTTCTCGGACAAGGAAGCGTTGATCCTGCAACTATATCATCAACTTCAGGAACAAGAACTCGAAAAGGCACTTCTCGAACAAGGTAAATTGTCCCATGTGTATCGGAGGGTCTTTCATATATTTACTTTTTAATGTTTCCCGTGAATACAAAGACTGATGTCTCGTAGATGCCGAAATACTGTCAGGGGATAATGCCGAAGAGCAGCTGGCCACAGCAGAGCGCGAGCTTCTAGAAGCCAGAGCTACTTACACAGTCAGGCGGAAGGCACTTGGAGCTGTTCTTATGACAGACCCCACTCTCAGAGCTGTTCATCTGAAGGCCATATATCCGGCTGAACAGTATGTCTTCACTCTCTCGTTACTTGTCTCATCTACGCAAATATACTAtggcttagggcttggcACACTCCTAACAAACTATAGAACTCTCCTTCGTCTTATCAATAGACGTGACGTGCTCTCCTTAGCACATGAGAACTTGAATACTGCGCTTAGCTCGACTCTTAAAAAGTTATCCAACGCGGAGGTGGAAAACTTGCAGCTGCATCAGAAGAACAA encodes:
- the atg11 gene encoding autophagy protein ATG11 (predicted protein) yields the protein MARRTWAEGLTERCELIHKDIQERNERTDIINRAISVALENLKTHVGTLEHRFTEAQTWANDLLKEQHVALDGWERTFATLGNIPARKDFPFLGRPSTPTKGSDNSTGTLRDYLDTDEVHRAGSEAVDVSSRFARQVEDVEKAVGGIAADTQHLVDAAVPAGVDGVEGLLQEVETISRKIQSDYEHVLALPNNQKTLANISRLALSHTKDLLPSLLEVSAEIQTNLEEAARQYNAAVKAAFNHMRQISLIESRLADVQSQINNLNFQSDAFDVLYTVFHMPFVYGSILIESVRRREFSDKMKSDSLTLAEEMSVFQDEEQRRRKKWIKNMGDFVSMSDTTTPGIEVNLRGQEYEWPVVSRKEIEAYIEELKTKPGMASPVQELTQLYKELDAPTRLQRRRAKAFKQGSVFDLSRSSLLLRSDDMVRSLRDEKSKLEEKVKGSESRIRKLEDLLHRQSHMGRPASGNFSIDFPSSPASPHPDTLSRRSSVSSRRMSSNQSSEEKALVQRIVHLEAELAAERETVQKLQKDAHAERQSNTDKIQEVQSTKNDLIGNLEARQREFDDERRFLEGEMKKCRIRAEELEEELDRIMESREHEKQDADERIHQLELELQDAHARAEEEIQKATDLTAYTQTLKDAEESLRIRIEELEKQESERRERERESNQALQAAFMNLSPGGSVPVDTPSIVKAIEVLSEGLSIHAKNAEESSAKAVAESKELGERLSQLESEAEELRKTSEMRASELSLVKEELAQEKTRLENVASDLDDERSKFIALQSKLASGETGSDALQERVIEEERKLADLSQRLNEVEAQARKAEGEVLVWKERVEAMAETEQHAAGRVETCGTRSQELSKQLFRQVEKVEHMLEQLGFTVVRQNGDIVVQRSSKVTALSSTAESLSQSGVVSVRPDPTLLDWMHADTSQEETDRFMAFMESLYQFDVDIFSDAIVKRVKDIEVLARKWQKEARGYRDKYHRTQSEAHDKIAYRSFKEGDLALFLPTRNQAIRSWAAFNVGAPHYFLREQDVHKLHTRDWLLARITKIEERVVDLSKSMNGANPDRRSIGEASDGTSFDDENPFELSDGLRWYLLDAMEEKPGAPATPGLGKSTVAPAHVDARGSIRLKRTSAGGNVARTLSKSLDSRRNSSNSKKGPATPSQRGNDSTTDLARQADADSTTATAGSQPREAAPTSEEVRRDQLQGP
- a CDS encoding centromere protein H (predicted protein); translated protein: MASAKARSLPHLDPGEVSLLDFAEDDPRDAVPFSDKEALILQLYHQLQEQELEKALLEQDAEILSGDNAEEQLATAERELLEARATYTVRRKALGAVLMTDPTLRAVHLKAIYPAEQYVFTLSLLVSSTQIYYGLGLGTLLTNYRTLLRLINRRDVLSLAHENLNTALSSTLKKLSNAEVENLQLHQKNKALVRELLDLTKNDESWREELDDMSIKELLEQVKADHKRSKAKWETMKSITSAIVVGSGVNWAEDEELVALVLDDSDD